The genomic DNA GCCCTGCTCGACGCCGAAGCCGACGGCGACGAACTCGCGCTCGGCGAAGGGCTCGCGCTCCCCGCCGACGGCCGCGCCGCCGACTCGCTCCCGGCCGCCGACACGGACGCCGCGGTGGACGACGCCTCCGGCACGCTCGCCCGGACGTCGTCCGGCAGTGCCCCGTCGCGCTGCGGAGCGTCGTAGGAGAAGAAACCCCCGGCCAGCCCCGCGGCGGCCACCACGGCGGCGAGAACACCCCCCGAAGCCAGCAGTACGGTACGCCGCCGACGCAGCGGCGGCTCGTCCCGGGCGGGCGGCACCGGGGCGCCGGGACCGGAAGACCCGTACCCGGGCTCCGCGGCGCCCTCCGGGAAGTCGCCGACCGGGAAGTCGCCGTCCGGAACGTCGCCCTCCGGGAAGAGGCCGGCGCCGGACGCGCCCGCCTCCGCCGGTACGGCCACCATCGGCACGGTCTCGTCCGACGGCCCCGCGGGTTTCGCTCCCGCCGCCGCGCCCCCCAGCTCCACATAGGGCCGGATCCGCAGCGGATCGAAGTCCTCCGCCGCTGCCGCCTGCGCCGTACGGGCGTCACGGAGCGCGTCGGAGGCCCGCCGGGTGCATCCGCAGGACGGCGTGCCGTTCGGCTGCCGAGGTGCTCCGCACTCCGGACAGGCGTGTCCGTTCGATCCGCTCACGTGTGGGTCCCCTCCCCGGTGAAACTCCAGAGATTATCCGGATCTCCCTCACACGATCTCCCAGGAGCCCCCGGAATCCGTCCCTCCGGGCGGATTCGACAGGCCATAACCAGCCACACCGACCAGGATGGGAGAGCAGGACGGACAGGAGCGTCGGCCCCCAGGGAGGTCTCCATGACCGGGGATGCGCAGGGCACGCCGGGAGAGCGGCAGCACGCGGCGGCGACCGCCGTCCGACGGCGCCCGGCACCGGACGGCGTACCCGGCAGCGTCCTCGTGCCCATCGGCGCGCTGCTCCTCGGCCTGCTGCTCGCCGCCCTGGACCAGACGATCGTGTCGACCGCGCTGCCCACCATCGTCAGCGACCTCGGCGGCCTGGAACACCTCTCCTGGGTGGTCACCGCGTATCTGCTCGCCTCCACCGCGGCCACCCCGCTGTGGGGCAAGCTCGGTGACCAGTACGGCCGGAAGAAGCTGTTTCAGACGGCGATCGTGCTCTTCCTGATCGGCTCGGCGCTGTGCGGCATGGCGCGGAACATGCCCGAACTCATCGCCTTCCGCGCGGTGCAGGGACTCGGCGGCGGCGGGCTCATCGTGCTGTCGATGGCGATCGTCGGTGACATCGTCCCGCCGCGCGAACGCGGCAAGTACCAGGGCCTGTTCGGCGCGGTCTTCGGCGCGACCAGTGTGCTCGGGCCGCTGCTCGGCGGCCTGTTCACCGAGCACCTCAGCTGGCGCTGGGTCTTCTACGTCAACCTGCCCGTCGGAGTCGCCGCGCTCGCCGTGATCGCCACCGCCCTGCACATCCCGAAGCGCTCCGCGCGGCACGTCATCGACTACCTCGGCACCTTCCTCATCGCCTCCGTCGCCACCTGCCTGGTCCTGGTCGCCTCACTCGGCGGCACCACCTGGGGCTGGAGCTCGCCGCAGATCATCGGCCTCGCGGTGCTCGGCGTGGTCCTGGTGGCGGCGTTCGTGGCCGCCGAACGCCGGGCCGCCGAACCCGTTCTGCCGCTCAAGCTCTTCCGCGTACGCACCTTCACGCTCGCCGCC from Streptomyces avermitilis MA-4680 = NBRC 14893 includes the following:
- a CDS encoding peptidoglycan-binding domain-containing protein translates to MSGSNGHACPECGAPRQPNGTPSCGCTRRASDALRDARTAQAAAAEDFDPLRIRPYVELGGAAAGAKPAGPSDETVPMVAVPAEAGASGAGLFPEGDVPDGDFPVGDFPEGAAEPGYGSSGPGAPVPPARDEPPLRRRRTVLLASGGVLAAVVAAAGLAGGFFSYDAPQRDGALPDDVRASVPEASSTAASVSAAGSESAARPSAGSASPSPSASSSPSASASSRAPSRSGPATPSGTPTTARATGSVRPTSGNDRDQPASPVLQRGDKGPEVTELQLRLSQLLLYTGNADGTYSSQVETSVRNYQLARGITTDDQGVYGAATRASLESETSEP